One Gossypium hirsutum isolate 1008001.06 chromosome A08, Gossypium_hirsutum_v2.1, whole genome shotgun sequence genomic window, ATTGATCGTTCAAACAGGCTATCTTCATGGTCTAAAAATGGTGAAGATTGTTGCAAATGGCTTGGAGTTTACTGCGATAACATCACAGGCCATGTTTACAAATTGGATTTGAAGCCTCCTTCAAGCCCTCCTGTTTATGCGTCAGATGCTGAATTTGGTGTTTATTGGAGATCAATCCTGAGAGGTAAAATAAACCCTTCATTGCTTTCATTGAACCATCTGGTTCATCTTGATCTTAGCCATAACAACTTTGGTGGCACCCTGATTCCTAGTTTCCTTGGTTCATTGGAGAGTTTAACTTTTCTTGACCTGTCTGATGCTCATTTTGGCGGAGTCATTCCTCACCAGCTTGGGAATCTCTCAAAACTGCAGCATCTTAACCTTGGAGGTAACAGTAACAAGTTGTTTGAAGCTAAGAACCTTCAATGGCTTTCTGGTTTTTCATCATTGGAGTTTCTTGATTTGAGTCAAGTGGACCTTAGTAAAGCCATTGACTGGCTTCAGGTAACCAGTAAACTTCCTTCTTTAAAAGAGTTACATTTGTCAGCGTGTTCTCTTGACAATGACCCTTCATCAACAATGATTAATTATTCATCACTTTCAGTTCTTGATCTTTCAAACAACTATTTATCCCCTTCGGTACCTGTTTGGATTTTCAGTCTTCATAGCCTTGTTTCCATTGATCTTAGTGGAAATGCCTTTGAAGGTGTGATTCCCAGCAGTTTTCAGAACATTTCATCTCTCAAATCTCTTGATCTTTCCACAAACTCTTTCAATTCATCATTGCCTGTTTGGTTGTTCAGTTTGAACCATCTTGAATTCCTCAGCCTTTCCAGTAACCTTCTTCAAGGAAAAATCCCAGATTCCATTGGAAACTTGAGTTCCATCAAAACACTTGATTTGTCAGCAAATCAGCTTGAAGGAACACTGCCAATTTCCTTAGAAAATCTTTCCAATTTGAGGAAGCTTGATTTTTCAAACAACAAGCTTCGTCAGGATATATCAGAAACCTTAAAGATCTTGTTTATATGCTGTTCCGATAAATTGGAATCTTTGAATCTGGCAAATAACAATCTTTCAGGCCATTTGACTGATCAACTTGGACACTTTAAAAGCCTTTCTTATCTCATTCTTTCTCAGAATTCCATTTCTGGGCTCATTCCAGTCTCTCTAGGGAACCTTTCATCTCTACAATATATTGATGTTTCAGACAATCAATTAGATGGAAATCTTCCTGAACATCTTGAAAATCCCATGAATCTGGAATATATGAATATTGCTTATAATCTGTTGGAAGGGGCAGTGTCAGAAGGGTTCTTTTCTAGTCTCAAAAGACTCAGAGTTTTCAAGGCATCTCAAAACAAGTTGAAGTTTGAAGCAAACTCAAACTGGATTCCTCCATTTCAGTGTCAAACTATTGAACTGAGTTACTGGTTCCTTGGCCCCAAATTCCCAACATGGATTCAGTTTCAGAAGGATTTGTCTACTTTAGACATATCCAGTGCAGGGATTGCAGATGTTGTCCCCTCTTGGTTTTGGAACTTCACTTCCAAAATGGTGTCCCTCAACATTTCCCATAATCAACTTGAAGGTGAAATCCCATTTTTGTCAGTTCATAAACTAGTGGATTTGAGATCAAACAGGTTCTCAGGTCCTTTGCCAAGGATTCTCCCTGATGTGGCAACATTGTTTTTCTCAAACAACTCATTTTCAGGCTCACTTTCAAGCTTTTTGTGTAATTACAAGTTGGGTGAGCCAAAGCTGTTTCTTCTCCAGCTTGAAACAAATCTTCTCTCAGGTGAAATCCCAGATTGTTGGCTGCCATGGCAAAGCATTCGAGTCCTAAATATGGGAAACAACAATCTGACAGGAAAAATCCCAGATTCTTTAGGATATTTGGGTTTCATGTTTCTGAACCTTAGAAACAATAAGTTGACTGGTGAGCTTCCATTGACTTTGCAGAACAACAGTGACTTGTTCATGCTTGATATTGGTGAAAACCAGTTCAATGGATACATCCCAAAATGGATTGGCAAAACTTTTCCAAATCTTGTGATTCTAAGTCTTCGTTCAAACTCTTTCAATGGCCATATCCCTGACGAACTTTGTGAGCTTAGTTCACTACAAATCTTGGACCTTGGTGTGAACAATCTGTCAGGGGAAATACCAACATGTTTCCAGAATTTAACTGCAATGGCTACCAAGCCAAATGACACTGATGCAGTCATTGATTACTTCGTTGATGGGGAGTTCATAAGGAATGAATTACTGGTAATGAAAGGGAGAGTCCGTGAATATAGCACCATACTTTCACTGGTTACCACCATGGATCTTTCAAACAACAATCTCATTGGGAACATTCCCAAAGAACTAACCAATCTAGCAGGCTTACAATCATTGAATCTATCAGGGAATTCCTTGAGAGGAAACATGCCATTTCATATTGGCGACATTAAGATGTTAGAATCTCTCGATGTTTCAAGGAACCATTTGTCTGGTTCAATCCCAGAAAGCTTGTCCAACTTGAATTTCTTGAGTCATTTGAACTTATCGTACAACGATTTGAGAGGAAGAATCCCATCAAGCACTCAACTTCAAAGCTTTGACAAGTTTTCTTACGTCGGGAATCAACTCTGTGGGCCTCCAATCAATGAAAATTGCAGCAAGAAAGCTGAAACACCACAGAATGTTGTTAATGGAAGCCATGGAAATGAAGAAAGTGAAGGATGGTTGGAAAAGTATATGATTTATGTAAGTGTTGCAGTGGGATTTTTGGTGGGTTTTTGGGGCGTATTAGGGCCGTTGTTTCTTAGTGAATCATGGGCGTTGGCTTACTTTGCAACGGTGGAAGCCATTGGAGGCAAGCTTTCTTCCTGGAGGACTTAGTTTGCACCAAATGCAGAGTTTAGAGAAATAATTGTATTTCCTATGAGTTTGCTTTGTTTTAtgtattttgtaaataaataaaatattaataaattttgctTGGATTTCCAAAAAGATATatcaaattaacataaaatttactattttaattgtttaaaggTAGGCTTATTAATATCAAATttcgtttatatatatatattattttttttgaaatataaacGATTGGGCttttatttaatgaataaagaaaataattacaaaaatgggCCTTAGACCTGCCCATCAAGTAAAGAAGCAAAAAGGCCATGCTCAGAACATAACCAATAATCTTAAGTTTCTTAAAAgcaaacttaaaaagaaaaagaataaagtagaaactgataaaaataataaatgcatTTAGAGAAAAGATAAACCTAATCAACCCAAGTCATTTCACCGACAGTTGAACTCCACAATGCTTTTTGAATCGTTATTTCAAGGTTGTCCATCCATTATGTCGATAGCTCTGCCCAAAAAGATACATCCATTGCTATCCCTTAAACTTCACCCACTGTTTTCTATCATCTTCTAGTCTGGTCTCCTTCCCCAACGTTCTTCCGGAAACGAGTTTGGTAGATTCGGGTCTTCTTGAACTAGGTAAGAGGTTACTTCGCTCGCTAAAGCTTCTTTTGCAATCTTATGGGCACACGAGTTTTCTGTTCTGGGAATATGTTggaattttattgtttgaaaatGAACACTCTTACTTTGAATGTCCCGTATGATTGCTCCTATTACTGATTTATCTGCTTCTGTTGATTGACACTTTCTGATTACTGTTCGCGAATCCCCTTTGATTTGTACTTCTTGAAAACCCATTGAAATCCCTAACTTAATTGCTTCCAATCTTGCGTATGCTTCTGCCGCGAACGGAGATGAAACATTATTGTGAAGGACCGCCTTCGAGGCCAGCAATTCGTCCCTAAGCCCAAACCACCACTCTAGACACAGATTTGAAAGTTCTTTTGTCAAACGCCGCGTCAAAGTGCACTTTAATCTTTAGTAAGACTTCCATATTTCTGTATCTTCTAGCCTTATCTGGGTTTTCCTGCTTTGCTATCGTCCCCTTATAACTTAGAATTTTCTGTGCTAGTTGTCTTCCTGTTATAGACACCTGCTCATGTACAAACTGGTTTCTGGAATACCAAGTTAGCCATAAAGCATAACAGAAAAGTCGACTCTGCTCCTCAGACTCTTTCATGAATACCCAGGTAATCTAGTTCCATAACTCAAAGATTAAGTTATTATTGACCCAAGAGAGATCTAAAAGATGCCAAACTTCTATACTTGTAGGACAGT contains:
- the LOC107895112 gene encoding receptor-like protein EIX2; this encodes MRGFTLFFMAFIPIFAPTGITFCEGNRMVVCIESERQALLNFKQDIIDRSNRLSSWSKNGEDCCKWLGVYCDNITGHVYKLDLKPPSSPPVYASDAEFGVYWRSILRGKINPSLLSLNHLVHLDLSHNNFGGTLIPSFLGSLESLTFLDLSDAHFGGVIPHQLGNLSKLQHLNLGGNSNKLFEAKNLQWLSGFSSLEFLDLSQVDLSKAIDWLQVTSKLPSLKELHLSACSLDNDPSSTMINYSSLSVLDLSNNYLSPSVPVWIFSLHSLVSIDLSGNAFEGVIPSSFQNISSLKSLDLSTNSFNSSLPVWLFSLNHLEFLSLSSNLLQGKIPDSIGNLSSIKTLDLSANQLEGTLPISLENLSNLRKLDFSNNKLRQDISETLKILFICCSDKLESLNLANNNLSGHLTDQLGHFKSLSYLILSQNSISGLIPVSLGNLSSLQYIDVSDNQLDGNLPEHLENPMNLEYMNIAYNLLEGAVSEGFFSSLKRLRVFKASQNKLKFEANSNWIPPFQCQTIELSYWFLGPKFPTWIQFQKDLSTLDISSAGIADVVPSWFWNFTSKMVSLNISHNQLEGEIPFLSVHKLVDLRSNRFSGPLPRILPDVATLFFSNNSFSGSLSSFLCNYKLGEPKLFLLQLETNLLSGEIPDCWLPWQSIRVLNMGNNNLTGKIPDSLGYLGFMFLNLRNNKLTGELPLTLQNNSDLFMLDIGENQFNGYIPKWIGKTFPNLVILSLRSNSFNGHIPDELCELSSLQILDLGVNNLSGEIPTCFQNLTAMATKPNDTDAVIDYFVDGEFIRNELLVMKGRVREYSTILSLVTTMDLSNNNLIGNIPKELTNLAGLQSLNLSGNSLRGNMPFHIGDIKMLESLDVSRNHLSGSIPESLSNLNFLSHLNLSYNDLRGRIPSSTQLQSFDKFSYVGNQLCGPPINENCSKKAETPQNVVNGSHGNEESEGWLEKYMIYVSVAVGFLVGFWGVLGPLFLSESWALAYFATVEAIGGKLSSWRT